The following nucleotide sequence is from Bradyrhizobium roseum.
ATCTGATGCGGATCGACCAGATCGAGCCCGGCAAGGCCGGCGACGTCAATGCGTTGGCCGGCAAAGGCGGCAAGGTCGACAAGACCCCGCTGAAATCGTCCGTCGAGGATTTCTATCTGACCAACCCGATCGCGCGGGCCTCCGCTGTCATGGCGGAATGCTCCCGGCTGGCGGCCGGTCGAATGCTGACGGCAGCAGAGTGAGCATGAACTGATGGCTGATTTCTTCGCAAGCCCGTTCTGGACCGGCTTTCTCTGGCCGCTGATCGTGATGGTCGCGCAGAGCGTCCTACTGCTCGTCGTGCTGCTGGTCGCGATCGCCTACATCCTGCTCGCCGACCGCAAGATCTGGGCGGCGGTGCAGATCCGCCGCGGCCCCAACGTGGTCGGCCCGTGGGGCCTGCTGCAATCCTTCGCCGATCTGCTCAAGTTCGTGCTGAAGGAGCCGATCATCCCGTCCGGCTCCAACAAGGGCGTGTTCCTGCTGGCGCCGCTGGTGTCCTGCGTGCTGGCGCTGGCCGCCTGGGCCGTGATCCCGATGGATCTCGGCTGGGTGATCTCCGACATCAATGTCGGCGTGCTCTATATCTTCGCGATATCGTCGCTGTCGATCTACGGCATCATCATGGCCGGCTGGTCGTCGAACTCGAAATATCCGTTCCTGGCAGCACTTCGCTCGGCGGCGCAGATGGTGTCCTACGAAGTCTCGATTGGCTTCGTCATCATCACGGTGCTGCTGTGCGCCGGTACGCTCAACCTTTCGGCCATTGTGGAAGCGCAGAACACGCGTGGCCTCGCCAACCTGATCGGCCTGCCACAGCTCACCATCCTGAACTGGTATGTGTGGCCGCTGTTCCCGATGTTCGTGGTGTTCTACGTCTCGGCGCTCGCCGAGACCAACCGTCCGCCGTTCGACCTGGTGGAAGCGGAATCCGAACTGGTCGCGGGCTTCATGGTCGAATACGGCTCGACGCCGTATCTGCTGTTCATGCTCGGCGAATATGTCGCGATCACCACGATGTGCGCGCTGGCGACGATCCTGTTCCTCGGCGGCTGGCTGCCGCCGGTGGATCTGCCGCCGTTCAACTGGGTCCCGGGCGCGGTGTGGTTCGCGCTGAAACTGTTCTTCATGTTCTTCCTGATCGCGATGGCGAAGGCGATCGTGCCGCGCTACCGCTACGACCAACTGATGCGACTCGGCTGGAAAGTATTCCTGCCGTTGTCGCTGGCGATGGTGGTGATTGTGGCCGGCGTGCTGCAATTCGCCGGCATCGCGCCGAAGTGAGGTTGCTATGAGCGTCAACATCAACGCAACGGCCCGGGCGCTTCTCCTGACCGAATTCGTATCGGCGTTCTTTCTCGCCATGCGGTATTTCTTCAAGCCGAAGCCGACGCTGAACTATCCGTTCGAGAAGGGCCCGATCTCGCCGCGCTTTCGTGGGGAGCACGCGCTGCGCCGCTATCCGAACGGCGAGGAACGCTGCATCGCCTGCAAGCTGTGCGAGGCGATCTGCCCGGCGCAGGCGATCACGATCGAGGCCGGTCCGCGCCGCAACGACGGCACCCGCCGCACCGTGCGCTACGACATCGACATGGTGAAATGCATCTATTGCGGCCTGTGCCAGGAGGCCTGCCCGGTCGATGCGATCGTCGAGGGACCGAATTTCGAATTCGCGACCGAGACCCGTGAGGAACTCTATTATGACAAGGCGAAACTGCTCGCCAATGGCGACCGCTGGGAGCGCGAGATTGCAAAATCGATCGAACTCGACGCGCCGTACCGGTGAGGTGAGGGCATGATCCTTCCGGCGCTGTTCTTCTACCTGTTCGCCAGCATCTGCGTGGCGTCGGCTGTCATGGTGATTGTGTCGCGCAATCCCGTGCACTCGGTGCTGTATCTCATTCTGGCGTTCGTCAACGCTTCCGGCCTGTTCATCCTGATGGGCGCCGAATTCCTCGGCATGATGCTGATCGTGGTCTATGTCGGCGCGGTCGCGGTGCTGTTCCTGTTCGTGATCATGATGCTCGACGTCGACTTCGTCGAGCTGCGCGAAGGCTTCATGCAGTACCTGCCGATCGGCCTCGTCATCGGCGGTATCTTCATGTTCGAGCTGCTGCTCGTGGTCGGCGGCTGGGCGATCAACCCGACCGTGACCAAGCAGATCACCGCGGCGATCCCGACCAATGTCAGCAATACCGAGGCGCTCGGGCTGGTGCTCTATACGAAGTACATCCACTACTTCCAGATCGCCGGCATGGTGCTCCTGGTCGCCATGATCGGCGCCATCGTGCTGACGCTGCGCCACAAGGCCAAGGTCAAACGGCAGGACATCAACGTGCAGAACGCGCGGACGCCGGAACTGGCGATGGCCATCCGCAAGGTGGCGTCGGGGCAGGGCCTGCAGGATGCAGACGCGGCG
It contains:
- the nuoH gene encoding NADH-quinone oxidoreductase subunit NuoH — protein: MADFFASPFWTGFLWPLIVMVAQSVLLLVVLLVAIAYILLADRKIWAAVQIRRGPNVVGPWGLLQSFADLLKFVLKEPIIPSGSNKGVFLLAPLVSCVLALAAWAVIPMDLGWVISDINVGVLYIFAISSLSIYGIIMAGWSSNSKYPFLAALRSAAQMVSYEVSIGFVIITVLLCAGTLNLSAIVEAQNTRGLANLIGLPQLTILNWYVWPLFPMFVVFYVSALAETNRPPFDLVEAESELVAGFMVEYGSTPYLLFMLGEYVAITTMCALATILFLGGWLPPVDLPPFNWVPGAVWFALKLFFMFFLIAMAKAIVPRYRYDQLMRLGWKVFLPLSLAMVVIVAGVLQFAGIAPK
- the nuoI gene encoding NADH-quinone oxidoreductase subunit NuoI → MSVNINATARALLLTEFVSAFFLAMRYFFKPKPTLNYPFEKGPISPRFRGEHALRRYPNGEERCIACKLCEAICPAQAITIEAGPRRNDGTRRTVRYDIDMVKCIYCGLCQEACPVDAIVEGPNFEFATETREELYYDKAKLLANGDRWEREIAKSIELDAPYR
- a CDS encoding NADH-quinone oxidoreductase subunit J, whose protein sequence is MILPALFFYLFASICVASAVMVIVSRNPVHSVLYLILAFVNASGLFILMGAEFLGMMLIVVYVGAVAVLFLFVIMMLDVDFVELREGFMQYLPIGLVIGGIFMFELLLVVGGWAINPTVTKQITAAIPTNVSNTEALGLVLYTKYIHYFQIAGMVLLVAMIGAIVLTLRHKAKVKRQDINVQNARTPELAMAIRKVASGQGLQDADAAEWVK